The DNA segment CCTTGGGGTACTGCTCCGTGAGGATCACCGGCACGGAAAACAGGTCGGCCAGTTTCAGGAGGCGCCGGGCGCTCTCCAGGGTGCTGGCGGGACGGTGGACCATCCCGACCAGTTTTCCCTGGAAATCGATGGCGACCAGGATGCTGCGGGAGGCGTCGAGAAGGGCCATGGGGGCTCCTGAAAGCGGGAATCCAGCCTAGCTCCGGCGAGGGGGCCCTACCAGACCCGCACGCGGTCGGCGGGGGCGAGGTAGAGCTTCTGGCCCGGCTTCACGAGGAAGGCGGCGTACCAGGCATCCAGGTTGCGGGACGTGGCGGGGCGGAGCGCCGCCGGGGTATGGCCGTCCGTCAGGATCTGCTGCCGCAGCAGCGGCTCCCGGGTCTTCTCCCGCCAGCTCTGGGCGTAGCTGAGGAAGAACTGCTGGTCGCCCGTGAGCCCCTGGACCGCGGGCGCCTCCTTCCCGCCCAGGGACAGGCGGTAGGCGTCGTAGGCGGCGGCGAGGCCCGCGATGTCGGCGATGTTCTCGCCCAGGGTCTGCCGCCCGTTGACGTGCAGGCCCGGCAGGGGCTCGTAGGCGTCGAACTGCTTCGCCAGCCGGTCGGCGGAGGCCTGGAAATGCTTGAGGTCCTCGGGCGTCCACCAGTTGTTCAGCTTCCCGGTCGCGTCGAACAGCGATCCGGAATCGTCGAAGCTGTGGCTGATCTCGTGGCCGATCACCGCGCCCATGGCGCCGTAGTCCATCACCATGGGCCGCCGGGAATCGAAATAGGGAGGCTGGAGGATGGCCGCCGGGAAGTTGAGGGCGTTCATCACCGGCAAGTTCACGGCGTTCACGGTTTGGGGCGTCATCACCCATTCGCCCCGGTCGATGGGCCGGCCCAGCTTGGCGACGTTGCGGGCGTACTCGAAGCGCTCGGCCCGCTCGGCGTTCCCGAAGGCATCGCCCGGCGCGATCCGCAGTCCGCCGTAGTCCTGCCAGCGGTCGGGGTAGCCGACGCCCACCTTGAGGGCGGTCAGCTTGGCGAGGGCCTTGGCCTTGGTGGCGGGCGACATCCAGTCCAGGGCCTCGATGCGGGCCTGGAAGGCCGCGATCAGGTTGGCCACCATCTTCTGCGCCCGGGCCTTCTCCTGGGCCGGGAAGTGCTTGGCGGCGTACGCCTTCCCCACGGCTTCACCCAGGGCTTCATTGGTGAAGGCCACTCCGCGGACCCACCGCTCCCGGGGCTGGGAGGCGCCGCTCAGGACCTTCCCGTAGAACGCGAAGGAGCGGTCGGCCACCGTCTTGGGCAGGACCCGCGCCCGGTGCTGGAGGGCGTGGAAGGTCAGGTAGTCCTTCCAGACGTCCAAAGGCACTTCCGCCGCCAGGGCGGACAGCCCCACAAAGGCGGCGGGCTGCCAGACCACGAAGGTCTCGGCCCGCTCCAGTCCCGCGGCGGCGAAGTAGGCCTCCCAGTCCAGGCCCGGCGCCTTCGCGGCGAAATCCCTGCGGGCCCAGTGGTTGTTGCCCTTCTGCACGTCGCCGGATTCCTCCCGGCCGAGGTGGACGCGGGCCATGCGGGTCTCCAGGTCCACCACCGCAGCGGCCCGGGCCGGGGCCCCGGCGACGCCCGCCAGCGCCAGCATGTCCGTGACGTGGGCGAGGTACTGGGCCCGGATGGCCGCCATGCCTTCGGAGGGATCCAGGTAGTAGGTCCGCTCGGGCATCCCCAGGCCGCCCTGGAGGAGGAAGGGGGCGTAGCGGGACGGATCGTCCAGATCCTGGGCCACCCACAGCCCAAAGATGTTGTCCGTGTAGTAGTTGGTCGCGTTCAGGATGTCCACGTCGGCCCGGAGCGTCGCGCCCAGGTAGCGGGCCAGGTCCCTGCGATCGTGGATCGCGGCGATGGTTCGGAACCCGGGCTGGATGGGAGCGAGGCCCTTGGCTTCGATCCCTTTCTCGTCCATGAAGCTCGCGTAGCAGTCGCCGATCTTGCGCAACTCGGAGCCCGCGGGGGCTTTGGATTTCGCTGCGGCCTGGATCAGGGCGGCCACGCGCCGGTCGGTCCGGTCCGCCACCTCGTGTCCCACCCCGAAGGAGCCGCGGTCCTCGGGAATGGCGGTCCGCTTCATCCAGCCGCCGTTGGCGTAGGCGTAGAAATCGTCCCCGGGCGCCGTCGCGCGGTCCATGCCCGCCAGATCGAGCCCTTTGGCGGGTGCCGAGGGGGGTGGAGCGGCCAGGGCGACGGCCGCCAGACAAAAGACCAAGGGGGAGAAAGAGCGGCGCATAGAGGACCTCGAAGGGCGGCGAGCGCGGAGCGGCAACAGGCAAAGGCCCGGCCCTTCCAGAGGTTAGGCGCCACCGGTTGGCCCCGGAAGACCGCCCGCAGTCTTCCCGGCGGGACGAAGCAAGTGGGCGGAAATTTCCGTGCCGTTTCTTTTGACAAACCATCTGTGGCATCCCGATATGGGCGGCCTATGTTTAGACTCCACAGGAGAAAGAGCAATGATTGGCGACCTTAAGGACGAGCGTAGGCGTGGGTTGACGCCGGCGAAAGCGGAGAGCCGCGGCGCGCTCTGGTCCCTTCCGAGTGGTTACCGCCTTCCCAACCTCGTGGACGCGGCGCCTCTTCTGATCGGCGATCCCTCCCATCCGGTGCGCCTGCGCGCCGCGGACCTCGACGATCCCGAGGGCTATCGCCTGCGGTTGGCGGCTTGGCTGCTGGAGCAGGGCTAGAGCGAGCGGCTCAGCCGCACAGGACGGTTCCCCCGTTCACGTTCAGCACCTCCCCGGTGATGGAGGCGGCCCAGGGGCTGAGGAGGAAGGCCACGGGGCCGGCCAGGTCCTCCGCTTCCGGAATGCGGCCGAGGGGGAACCCGGCGGCGATGCGCCGGCGCTGGTCGGGGTCGGACCGCAGCGCCGCGGCGCTCATGTCCGTGTCCACCCAGCCGGGCGCCACGGCATTCACCCGGATCCCGTCGGGCCCCAGTTCCGGCGCCAGGGACTTCACGAGGGAGATCACGGCCCCTTTGCTGGCGGCATAGGCGCCGTGGCGCGCCTCGCCGCGCTGCCCGGCGGTGCTGGACAGCAGCACGAGGCTGCCGCCGCCAGCGCGCTTGAGGGCCGGGATCACCTCCGCGTGCCAGCGGAACAGGCCGGTGACGTTGGTCTCCAGGATGTCCAGGAGGACGTCCTCCTCCGGCAATTCCGCGGGCGTCGCGGCCCAGATGCCGGCGTTGCCCACGAAGGCGTCGAGCCCGCCCCAGGCCGCTTCCACGGTGGCCACGGCGGTCTGGGCATCGGCCCGGAGGCGCTGGTCGGCGCGGATGGCGAGGACGGATCGCCCTTCGGCGGCCAGTTCCGCCTGGAGATCCAGCGCGGCCTGCTCCTGGCTGAGGTAGGTGAAGGCCGTGCGGGCGCCCAGGTCCGTCAGGAGGCGGACGGTGGCGGCGCCGATCCCGCGGCTGCCGCCGGTGACGAGGACGCGGAGGCCGGAGAGGTCGAGGGTCATGGCTGCTCCTGGAAGGGGGCGACGACGCAGCGGTCGTGCAGGCGGGGGATGAGCTCCCCCAGCCGGGATTCGGGAACGAGGAAGGCGATGGAGACCGTGCTGCTGCCGGTGAGCAGGCCGCCCACGGGCTCCTGGCCCAGCGCGGCGAGGTGGCGCAGGGCGGCGAGGGGATCGGTCCGCAGGCCCTCGCCCACCAGGGCTACCACCGCCCAGCCCGATTCGCAGCCCACCCCGGCGGCGGCCAGGGAGGCGAGGACGCCGGTCGCGGCGGAGGTCTCGGGCCGGAGCGCCATGAGGGTCCCCGCAGGACTGGAGACCAGCCCGAAGCGGAGGGCGCCCGCTTCCTCCAGGCGCCGGGCGGCGTCGAGCGGCGCTTCCAGCCCGGCGGCGGCGGGAAAGCGGAGGAGGGCGATGCCCTCCTTGTAGGCCACGGAGGTGACGGCGCCCGGCTCCCGCGCGGGCGGGTGGGGCAGGATCTCCGTCCGCGGCGCCCCGGGCCGGAGGGTGTTGGCCACCACCAGCCGGAAGCCCGCCCGGCCGCCGGGGGCCAGGCAGTCCGCGTGCAGGACCTTCGCCCCGAAGGCGCTCAGGGCCTCCGCTTCCCCCAGGCTCATGCGGGGGATGGGCCGGGCCTCCTCCACCAGGCTGGGATCGGCGGTGAGCACGCCGTCCACGTCGGTCCAGATCTGGACTTCCTCGGCGTCCAGGGCCTCCCCCAGCAGGGTGGCGCTGGTGTCGGACCCGCCCCGCCCCAGGGTGGTGGTGAGGCCGTCGGCGGTGGCGCCGAGGAAGCCCTGGGTGACCCACAGCGCGCCCGCAGCCAGGGCCTCGCGCCAGGGCGCGGCGGCCTCCCGCAGGGCGGAAAGCTGGGGTCGGGCCCGGCCGAAGCGGGCGTCCGTCCGCATCGCCTCGCGCACGTCGCGGAAGGCGCCGCCGAAGCAGCCCGCGGCGAGGTGCGCGGACAGCGTCTCGCCCACGGCCAGGGCCGAATCCCGGCCCCGGGCGGTGGCCTCGCCCAGGAGGGCCATGCCCGTCACCAGTTGGTCGAGGCGCTCGAAGAGGGGCATCCATGTGGACCGGATCTCCGTCCACAGCCCCAGCTCGGACGCCACGCGCCGATGCCGATCGCGGAGGGCGACCAGGCGTTCCCGGGCGGCGGGCAGGTCGCCGGCGCCGGCCGCGCCGCAGGCCTCTCCGATGAGATCCGTCGTCCCCCGGAGGGCCGACACCACCACCAGGCCGCCGCCGGGCAGCTCCTCGCGGACGATGGCGGCGGCGCGGCGCAGGGCCTCCGCGCTGCCCACGGAACTGCCGCCGAACTTCAGGACCTTGGTCATGCGCCGCGCTCCTCCAGAAGCCCGTCGAGCCACACGGCCACCTGGGCCCACTCCATCAGGAAGGCGTCGTGGCCGTGGGGCGTCCGCAGCCAGTCGAGGCGGACGTCGGCGCCCGCGGCCAGCGCAGCTTCCGCCAGTTCCAGGATCAGGTCCGGCACGAAGAGCTGATCCGAATCGATGCCCAGGACGTGCAGCGGGCAGTGGAGATTCCGAAGCGCGGCCTCCAGCCCGCCGCGGCCCCGCCCCAGGTCGTGGGCGTCCCAGGCCGCGAGGAGGGCCAGGTAGGACGCGCGGGTGAAGCGGTCCGCCAGCGCCGCGCCGTGGTGGTCCAGCCAGGGGCGGATGTCCTCGCCGCCGAAGCGCCCGTTGAGGCTCTTGGCGGTGCGGAAGGTGAGCATGGCGGCGTGCCGGGCCAAGGCCACCGCGCGGTCGTCGGGCAGGGCGGGCTCCTGGAGGATGCGCCGCTGCACGTGGTTGTGCCCCAGCAGCCAGGCGTCGCTGCGGCCGCCCGTGCCGATGACGCCCAGGGCGCCCACCCGCTCCGGCACGCGGAGGGCCAGCTCCAGCGCCACCATGCCCCCCAGGCTGCCGCCGGCCACCGCGTCGAAGCGCAGGTCCTCCGCCTCGATCCACGCTGCCAGCCCTTCGGCCATGTCGCGGGGCGTGAGGGGCGGAAAAGGCTCGTCTTGGGCGGGCCCCGTGGAGCCGTAGCAGGAGCCGGGGAGGTTCGGCGCCCACACGGTGACGCGGTCCGCGGCCAGCGGCGCGTCCTCCGCGAACAGGGGCCCCCACCAGCCCTTCGGTCCGTCCGGATGGACGCCGCCGGTGAGGGCGTGGAGGAGCAGCACTTTGAGCGGACCCTGCCCGATGCGCCGCCAGGCGATCTCCATGGACAGGGATTGTCCACTTTCCAGCAGGACGGGTGAGGACTTGACGGCGACGGGCATGGGAGGGGCTCCGGTTCGTGGAAGGGCGGTCAGGCGGACAGCAGGGCCTGGTCGAGATCCTCGATCAGGTCGTCCACATGTTCCAGGCCCACGCTCAGGCGGATGAGGTCGTCGGTGACGCCCGTGGTCGCGCGCTCCGCGGAGGAGAGCTGCTGGTGGGTGGTGCTGGCGGGATGGATGATCAGGCTCTTGGCGTCGCCCACGTTGGCCAGGCGAGAGAAGATTTCCACGCGGTCGATGACGGCCTTCCCGGCATCCAGGCCGCCGCGCACGCCGAAGGTGAGGATCCCGCCGAAGCCCGCGCCGGGACGGAAGTAGCGCGCCGCCGCGGCGTGGTTCTCGCTGGCGGGAAGGCCGGGATAGTTCACCCACGCCACCTTGGGGTGGTTCTCCAGCCACTGGGCCAGCGCCAGGGCGTTTTGTCCGTGGCGCTCCAGCCGCAGGGGGAGGGTCTCGATGCCCTGGAGGATGAGGAACGCGTTGAAGGGGCTCAGGGCCGCGCCCGTGTCGCGCAGCCCCTCGATGCGGGCCTTGGCGATGAAGGCCGCGGGGCCGGCGAGGTCCGCCAGCACGGCGCCGTGGTAGGCGGCGAAGGGTTCCGTGAACTCCGGGAAGCGGCCCGACCGCCAGTCGAACTTGCCGCCGTCCACGATGACGCCCGCGACGGAGGTGCCGTGCCCCCCCAGGAACTTGGTGGCGCTGTGAACCACGATGTCCGCCCCGTGGGCCAGCGGGTTGAGCAGGTAGGGGCTGGGCAAGGTGTTGTCCACGATGAGCGGAATGCCCGCCTCGTGGGCGATGGCCGCGATCACCTCGAATTCGGGCACGTCCAGCTTGGGATTGCCCAGGGCCTCCAGATAGACGGCGCGGGTGGCGGGGGTGATCGCGGCGCGGAAGGCCTCGGGATTCCTCGAGTCCACGAACGTCGTGGTGACGCCGGTGCGCGGCAGGGTGTGGCGGAGGAGGTTGTAGGTCCCGCCATAGAGGTTGTCGCCCGCCACCACGTGATCACCGCCGCGGAGGAGGGTCGTCAGCGTCAGGGCGATGGCGGCCTGGCCCGAAGCCACGGCCAACGCGCCAATTCCGCCTTCGAGCTGCGCCACGCGCGCTTCAAGCACGGCGGTGGTGGGGTTGGTGATGCGGGTGTAGATGTTCCCCGGCACCTCCAGGCTGAACAGCTTGGCGCCGTGCTCCGCGGAGTCGAACACGTAGCTGGTGGTCTGGTAGATGGGCACGGCGCGGCTCTTCGTATCGGAATCCGGGCTGTGGCCCCCGTGCAGGGCGAGGGTTTCGAAGCGGGGGGTGCGGGTGGCGGTGGCGCCCATGGCGGCTCCTGGAAAAGGGATGGAAAGGGCGAGGCCCGCAGTCCAAGCAAGTCCAGGATGGGGAGCCGATCGCCCGTCCCACGGGGCCCGCGACGCCGGCCAGCCTTATGTCCAGCGAGGCGGCGCGCGCCGGGCGATGGGGGACATCGTCCAAGCGTGCCAACGCTGCTGGGCGTGAGGCTGGCCTCGTCCCGGAGGGCTGGGGCGGCGGCCTTCGCCTGGCATCGTCCCGCTCCCTCGACATGGATCCACCATGCCTTCGGTCGCGCTCCTTGCCATGTTCGGCCGTCGCTCCCAGCGCGGGCCTCGTGGGGCGGGCGATCGGCTCCTAGACGCCGAAGGGCCCGACTATGCGGGCCCTTCGGCGTCTGCATCAGTTCGACACAGCTCGACATCTCTCCGCGATGACTCGCGGCAGGAATTGGCACCTTGCTTTCGCAGGTTGCCAAGGTTTCACAGGGCCCGTCCCTCCACCTTTCTGGATAACTCGCTATGGAACTGGCAAGGAACTCGTAAGAGAACGGCCCCGCAGGGCCGGTGAACCAAAGTAGTGCAGAAGGATCTCCGTGGCAAGCCGGTCGAAAGCGCCCGGTCGCGTTCGACCTGGTACGATGCCTTCGCATCCCTCGTCGGCCTCGCCTCGGGGCCGCTCTGCCTCGAATTTGGAGTTCCCCCCATGCGCCGCCATCCCTTGATCCTGTCCCTGGCAGTCCCTTTCGCGCTGATGGTGGGGTGCGTCAGCCCCGACATGGACGTGGCGAAGATCCGCATCGGAATGACGAAGAAAGAAGTGATCGAGCGCGTGGGAAGCCCGAGCCGGATTTCCACCGTCAACGACACGGACGTGTACGAATACGAGGCCTACGATCGGTACGGCGCCATCAAGATCAATTCGCGCTCCCGCTACATCCGGCTCGTCAACGGCAAGGTCGATGCGTTCGGCACCCGCGAGGACCTGCAAGCCGGAAGGGCCGCGCAGGGGATTCCGGCGAAGGGGGTTTTCGAAGCCCAGCCGGCTCCCGTCGCTCCGGCTGCCTTTGATCTGCGAACCGAGCTGGAGAAGCTGGAAAAGCTGAAGAAGGACGGCCTCATTTCGGAAGATGAGTTCAAGGATTTGAGGCATAAGGTGCTGGACAAGGCGAAGGCCCAATAGCACGCTGCCGCGGCGTCTCCGCGGCATTCCTCGTAACGGATGGGCGATCAAGACCCAAGATTTTTCACCACCAAGGCACCAAGAAAAGCCATGCCCGCGGTTGATGCGGTTCTTGGCGCCCTTCGTGTCTTGGTGGTGATTCTTATTTTTTAAATGCAATGTGGCATCAGGCGCTGAAGTACCGCGCCTGCGGATGCCAGGCCACGAGGGCGCTGGTGGTGTATTCGGGGTCCATCTGATGGGTCTCGCTGAGGCGGACGCCGATGGCTTCGCCGCGCAGCAGGTCGAGAAGCGCGGCGTTGCCTTCGAGGTCGGGACACGCGGGATAGCCGTAGGAATAGCGGGAACCCTGGTAGCCCTGGGCGAACAGGGCGCGTCCCGGCAGATCCTTGCCGTCGATGCCCAGCTCGCGCCGGATGCGGGCGTGGACGCGCTCGGCGTAGGCTTCCGTCAGCTCCGTCGCTAGGCCGTGGAAGGCGAAGTAGTCGGCGTAGCCGTCCTCGGCGTAGAGCTGTACCGCGTGGTCCGCGGCGGCCTGGCCCAGGGTGACGAGTTGGAGCGCCAGGACGTCGCGGCGGTCGGCGCGGAAGAAGTCCGCGATGCAGAGGCGCCGCCCCGCCGCCTGGCGCGGGAAGGCCAGCCGGGCGAGGAGGCGCTTGGGATCCGCGGGGTCGAACACCCGCAGGGCGTCGCCGTCGGCCTGCGCCGGGAAGTAGCCGTAGCGGGCCTTCGGCTGGAGGACGGGATCGGCGGCCAGGCGCGTCTTCCAGGCGGCGAGCTGGGGCTCGGCCTTGTCCCGCAGGACGGCGACGAAGGCCGCGTCGCTGAGCTTGCCCTGCGCGAACCCCCACCGGTTGCGGATCAGGGCGAACGCGTCCAGGAACTCGAACAGGTCCGCGGGCGCGTCCGCCAGTTCCCGCACGCCCCAGAAGGGCGGCTCCGGCGGCGGAGCGTCGTGGCGGACCCAGCTGCTCTGTCCCTGCGTGGTCAGCGGCACGGAGGCGCCGCCCCGCCGCAGGATCCGGATGTCCTCTCCCGCGGTTGGAGCGGGGACGGGGATTTCCGTCGACGCGCCGGGCGAGACGAGAGCCTGCATGTGCCGCAGCCCCTCGAAGGCGTCTTCGGCGTAGAGGACGGGCCCCGAGTAGGCGCGGCGGCAGTCGCCTTCCACGTAGTCGCGGGTGAGGGCCGCGCCGCCCAGGATGACGGGCACGCGCCGGCCCTGCTCCTCCAGGTAGTGGAGGTCCTCCTTCATCACGACCGTGGACTTCACCAGCAGCCCGGACAGCCCGATGGCGTCCGCGGGCCACGCCTCCAGTTCCTTGACGATGGCCTCGATGGGCTGCTTGATGCCCAGGTTCTTCACCTCGAACCCGTTGTTGCTGAGGATGATGTCCACCAGGTTCTTGCCGATGTCGTGCACGTCGCCCTTCACGGTGGCCAGCAGGATGCGGCCCTTCCGGTAGTCCGCGCCTTCGCCCTTGGGCAGGTGCGGCTCGATGCGGCGGATGGCGGCCTTCATGGCCTCGGCGCTCTCCAGGACGAAGGGGAGCTGCATCTCGCCCGCGCCGAAGCGCTCGCCCACCACTTTCATGGCGCCCAGAAGCACCTCGTTGATGAGCATCAGGGGATCGTGGTCCTTCAGGGCCTCGTCCACGTCGGCGAGGATCGCCTGTTTGCCGCCGTCCAGGATGCCGCGGCGGAGGCGCTCCAGGACGGGCAGGTCGGCCCGGGATTCCGCCGCGGCGGCCTGCCGGCCGCTGAACCGCGCCAGGACGGCTTTCAGCGGATCGTAGCCCTCGCTCCGCCGGTCGAAGATCAGGTCCTCCACGATGCGCCGGTCCTCGGGATCGATGGACGCCACGGGAATGACCTTCGAGGCGTTGAAGATCGCCATGTCCAGGCCGTGCTTCACTCCGTGGTAGAGCATGAGGGCGTTCAGGACGTGGCGGGTGGCGGGGTTCAGACCGAAGCTCACGTTGCTGACGCCGAGCAGCGTCATCACGCCCGGAAGTTCGGCTTTGATCAGCCGCAGGGCCTCGAGCGTCTCCACCGCCGATCCGCGGAAGGCCTCGTCCCCGCTGCCCAGGGTGAAGGTGAGGGGATCGAGGATCAGGTCACCGGGATCCAGGCCGTACTCGCCCACCGCGAGGGCGTGCAGCCGCCGCGCCACTTCCAGCTTCTCCTCCCGGGTCTTCGCCATGCCGCGCTCGTCGATGGTGAGGCCCACCACCGCGGCGCCGTAGGTGCGGCACAGGTCCAGGATCCGGCGGGCCTTGGCCTCGCCGTCCTCGAAGTTGATGGAGTTCACCACGCACTTGCCGGGGCTCCGCTGGAGAGCCCGTTCGAGGACGGGCACCTCGGTGCTGTCGATCATCAGGGGCAGCGTCACCTGCGAGATCAGGCGCCCCAGCAGCTCGTCCACATCCCGCACTTCGTCACGCCCCACGAAGGCCACGCAGAGGTCCAGCAGGTGCGCGCCTTCCCGCTGCTGGTCTTTGGCCAGGGCGACGAGGCCGTCCCAGTCCTCGGCGGCCAGCAGGTCGCGGAATTTCTTGGACCCGTTCGCGTTCGTGCGCTCGCCGACGATGAGCGGCGCGGGCTCCTGCCGCAGGGTCACGCTCTGGTAGAGGCTGGCGGCGCTGCGCTCCAGCTTCGGCGCGCGCTTCGGCGGATCGAGCTTCTCCACGCCGGGCGCGAGGGCCCGGATATGGTCCGGCGTGGTGCCGCAGCAGCCGCCGACGATGGCCAGCCCGAACTCCCGGGCCGCGTGCAGCACCTTGGGCGCGAAGGTCGCCGGATCCAGCGGGTAGACCACCTGGCCGCCCACGTTCTGCGGAAGCCCGGCGTTGGGTAGGCAGCTGATGGAAAAGGGGCTGGCCTCCGCGAGGGTCTGCAGGTGCATGTGCATCTCGTCGGGCCCCGTGGCACAGTTGAGGCCCAGGACGTCGATGCCCAGCGGCTCGACGCTGGTGAGGACGGCGGAGATGTCCGAGCCCACCAGCAGGGTGCCGGTGGTTTCCACCGTGGCCTGCACCCACAGCGGGATCCGGCGCTGCTTGGCGGCCATGGCCTCCCGCGCGGCTCGCACGGCCACTTTGATTTGGCCCAGGTCCTGGCAGGTCTCGATGAGGATGGCGTCGGCGCCGCCGTCCAGCAGGCCCTCCATCTGGACGCGGTACGAGGCCAGCAGCTCCGCATAGCCCACGTGCCCCAGGGTGATCAGCTTGGTGCCCGGTCCCACGGAACCCACCACGAACCGCGACCGGTCGAAGCTGCGGGCCACTTCCTTCGCGAGGGAGGCGGCCTGGACGTTGAGGGCGTAGGCCTGGTCCGAGAGCCCGAATTCCCCCAGCACCAGCGGATTCGCGCCGAAGGTGTTGGTCTCCACCGCGTCGGCCCCGGCCCGGAAATAGCTCTCGTGGATCTCGCGGATCCACTGGGGCCGCCGCTCGGTGAGCAGATCCACGCAGCCCTCCAGCGCCGCGCCGCCGTAGTCCTCCACCGTGGGCTGCCGGGCGAAGATCTGGGTCCCCATCCCGCCGTCCAGGAGCAGCACCTTGTCGCGGAGGAGGGTGTCGAGGGTCGTCATGGGAAGGCCTTGCGTTTAACCGCAGATGTCGCAGATGGGCGCAGATGAATGAAGAAGCGCGTCGTGGCTTTTCATCTGCGAACTCTGCGTCATCTGCGGTTTCATGTTTTTCAAATCCCCAAATACTCGATGTCCACGTCCCCGTGGACGCTGACCTGGCAGGCGAGGCGCTGGTCGGGAGGCGCGTCCAGGCCCTTCAGGAAGTCGCGCTCTTCGGGGCTGGGTTCGTTGCAGTGCGCCAGGCCCCGGGCGACGCGGACGCGGCAGGTGCCGCAGGAGCCCGTCCGGCAGCCGAAGGTGATGTCCGCCCCCGCCGCGTCGGCGATCCGCTGCAGCGCCGCCCCCGCGGGCGCCTCCACCAGCAGATCCTCCAGGAGGAAGTGGACCTTCACGGACATGGAACACCCGATTCACGGAGGGAAAGATCACCACCAAGGCACCAAGACACCAAGAAAGACAAGAACAGGTTTTTGCAGTTCTTGGTGCCTTGGTGTCTTGGTGGTGAGCAGGTGTTCTTCACTTATTCCTCCCGTTTCGGCAGCAGCGGCGCGACGAGTTCGACTTGGCCGAAGGGGGCGCTCAGTTGGAGGCCGCGCACGCGGGGGCGGATGGTTTCGATGACCTCCTGGGCGATGGCGAGGCCCTCCTTCACCTGGTCCTCGGCGGTGGACCATTTCGCCATGCGGGCCAGGATCGCGGGGGGGACGAAGGCGCCGGGCACTTCGTTGGCCATGAACTCGGCGTTGCGCAGGCTCTTGAGGGGCCAGA comes from the Geothrix sp. 21YS21S-4 genome and includes:
- the metH gene encoding methionine synthase, which produces MTTLDTLLRDKVLLLDGGMGTQIFARQPTVEDYGGAALEGCVDLLTERRPQWIREIHESYFRAGADAVETNTFGANPLVLGEFGLSDQAYALNVQAASLAKEVARSFDRSRFVVGSVGPGTKLITLGHVGYAELLASYRVQMEGLLDGGADAILIETCQDLGQIKVAVRAAREAMAAKQRRIPLWVQATVETTGTLLVGSDISAVLTSVEPLGIDVLGLNCATGPDEMHMHLQTLAEASPFSISCLPNAGLPQNVGGQVVYPLDPATFAPKVLHAAREFGLAIVGGCCGTTPDHIRALAPGVEKLDPPKRAPKLERSAASLYQSVTLRQEPAPLIVGERTNANGSKKFRDLLAAEDWDGLVALAKDQQREGAHLLDLCVAFVGRDEVRDVDELLGRLISQVTLPLMIDSTEVPVLERALQRSPGKCVVNSINFEDGEAKARRILDLCRTYGAAVVGLTIDERGMAKTREEKLEVARRLHALAVGEYGLDPGDLILDPLTFTLGSGDEAFRGSAVETLEALRLIKAELPGVMTLLGVSNVSFGLNPATRHVLNALMLYHGVKHGLDMAIFNASKVIPVASIDPEDRRIVEDLIFDRRSEGYDPLKAVLARFSGRQAAAAESRADLPVLERLRRGILDGGKQAILADVDEALKDHDPLMLINEVLLGAMKVVGERFGAGEMQLPFVLESAEAMKAAIRRIEPHLPKGEGADYRKGRILLATVKGDVHDIGKNLVDIILSNNGFEVKNLGIKQPIEAIVKELEAWPADAIGLSGLLVKSTVVMKEDLHYLEEQGRRVPVILGGAALTRDYVEGDCRRAYSGPVLYAEDAFEGLRHMQALVSPGASTEIPVPAPTAGEDIRILRRGGASVPLTTQGQSSWVRHDAPPPEPPFWGVRELADAPADLFEFLDAFALIRNRWGFAQGKLSDAAFVAVLRDKAEPQLAAWKTRLAADPVLQPKARYGYFPAQADGDALRVFDPADPKRLLARLAFPRQAAGRRLCIADFFRADRRDVLALQLVTLGQAAADHAVQLYAEDGYADYFAFHGLATELTEAYAERVHARIRRELGIDGKDLPGRALFAQGYQGSRYSYGYPACPDLEGNAALLDLLRGEAIGVRLSETHQMDPEYTTSALVAWHPQARYFSA
- a CDS encoding 2Fe-2S iron-sulfur cluster-binding protein — protein: MSVKVHFLLEDLLVEAPAGAALQRIADAAGADITFGCRTGSCGTCRVRVARGLAHCNEPSPEERDFLKGLDAPPDQRLACQVSVHGDVDIEYLGI